In the Dermacentor albipictus isolate Rhodes 1998 colony unplaced genomic scaffold, USDA_Dalb.pri_finalv2 scaffold_19, whole genome shotgun sequence genome, one interval contains:
- the LOC139052143 gene encoding uncharacterized protein isoform X1 has protein sequence MTTHGNSSSAWDLAEHTRCLASYAKHTSGVEMSGDEPWWRDAVQVRWTAEVSFRAAAFRDAMIAQERSLRQLFFLRFGHTFCAVPSRSQREAAATACLVATMKLPALA, from the coding sequence CCACGGCAACTCGTCCTCGGCGTGGGACCTGGCTGAGCACACGCGCTGCCTGGCGTCCTACGCGAAGCACACCTCCGGCGTCGAAATGTCCGGCGACGAGCCGTGGTGGCGGGACGCGGTCCAGGTCCGTTGGACCGCCGAGGTCTCGTTCAGGGCGGCCGCTTTCCGAGACGCCATGATCGCGCAGGAGAGGTCGCTCAGGCAGCTCTTCTTCCTCCGCTTTGGCCACACCTTCTGCGCAGTGCCCAGCCGCAGCCAGCGGGAGGCGGCAGCAACGGCGTGTCTTGTGGCCACCATGAAACTGCCTGCATTGGCCTGA
- the LOC139052143 gene encoding uncharacterized protein isoform X2: MCHGNSSSAWDLAEHTRCLASYAKHTSGVEMSGDEPWWRDAVQVRWTAEVSFRAAAFRDAMIAQERSLRQLFFLRFGHTFCAVPSRSQREAAATACLVATMKLPALA; the protein is encoded by the exons ATGTG CCACGGCAACTCGTCCTCGGCGTGGGACCTGGCTGAGCACACGCGCTGCCTGGCGTCCTACGCGAAGCACACCTCCGGCGTCGAAATGTCCGGCGACGAGCCGTGGTGGCGGGACGCGGTCCAGGTCCGTTGGACCGCCGAGGTCTCGTTCAGGGCGGCCGCTTTCCGAGACGCCATGATCGCGCAGGAGAGGTCGCTCAGGCAGCTCTTCTTCCTCCGCTTTGGCCACACCTTCTGCGCAGTGCCCAGCCGCAGCCAGCGGGAGGCGGCAGCAACGGCGTGTCTTGTGGCCACCATGAAACTGCCTGCATTGGCCTGA